One segment of Taeniopygia guttata chromosome 17, bTaeGut7.mat, whole genome shotgun sequence DNA contains the following:
- the SEC16A gene encoding protein transport protein Sec16A isoform X4 produces MQQPPQPVPAGTAPPPPPTGVARNLYWRNSPLGKRANAAAAPVQPVTDPFAFGRQTPQGSPLENAPKGSAPLFPQPARAGDSPHGQHTSLSAPASQAGIGTSSFSSAPVPPPSLGYVVNSAAEGHPSADLGLRAAAVPLHYNPGAAVENSFGVHPGMVSAANKPGARQDVGRDPNDAAAAPNTAALFPPPPQQPGPQWRPVPGNLQSPVRNFVPYPEPSPQTDVHNISQPSVSTSHPPPHANVPQGPGHQGIPQNIAQAPLSAGCEKNGKNGPANSSHHMNSIQPGNVFRQNAEMTNPWSNQPYQEQFYPQPPLQGSGFVLPTAQENNPKNQSPAMSEMSNRSIPADRDPGTLSMFFKGDEAENEEILSSEKKYVMDKMEFDARQQNSASLYHQPVHPQQVATNILSQAQLGTVGEMAQKGMDVQYFPKLVSHQEAQAAKHSLFAGDGKAQIGDTAAGSQYENVENLECIQNQEVLPSEPQNINASSPAAGPDAYRYGSFPGQVLPKNAAVSHAEGGPNLEAPDSLPPPVWPDSVSSNYSSVSHRSASSSARPPEQVGTFIQQEIGKPDEESSASFFKQIDSSPLGGDAGELNLSKSYHGNLSQPPTPSPPKPTGVFQTSANSSFEPVRSHGVGIKPAEIDQAKMVVELRENHSNQKNIKKNTAVPAASPGNLEQPPDNLETIYMPQVHPGPLAGVGEAGNTLHSGPVVENVQSVSERRSSTRAQGAVKKCDSPATTLWAHNELPNFGGNVLLAPAAPAVYVPAKQTVEVIQPPEEGLSNQQPCKPGTIAVQHSQDGNTAFENLENPPKMGEEEALQSQVTKDVQHQAAADRAAQGALPPQPQMQAAQMQPPTSGQSSVPPDSQISTGAKAMQQGENQVLGSHAQPGGPQEAGSAQPRYEQMSPGKQPVSEQPPGAPAATAPPATTAQAVPPNGQQDLQRPPPAQTPQEAFGPPQNPYYYYRHPYDAYQAPYPPPYPPADPRTAAHLYYMEDSYGQYDPRYRHYDSSTAYMEPGSYRYPEPDRPSSRASHCSDRPSSRQGYTEDYYGKGGWSDYYSGYYPNSYDYGDPSRWERYPYDPRYRDPRSYDQRYWYDAEHNPYQKREAYPYGSRNERYEDNWRYDPRFTGSFDDDSEPQRDPYGDEFERRSVHSEHSGHSLRSSRSVHSHHSSFSSRSQQSQLYRSNHDLTGSAYETPAQAVPLHPDYPYGGYDPSFDGQQPFTDYGYPAETGWSAVEQAPLRPSTPEKFSVPHICARFGPGGFLIKALPNLPSEGQPALVEIHSMETMLQHSPEQEEMRAFPGPLAKDETHKVDVINFAQSKAAQCFKNENLIDKESASLLWDFIVLLCRQNGTVVGTDLAELLLRDHKTVWLPGKSPNEANLIDFTNEALEQVEEESGEAQLSFLTDNLVTTVDSFEKETERFRELLLYGRKKDALESAMKHGLWGHALLLASKMDSRTHARVMTRFANSLPINDPLQTVYQLMSGRMPAASTCCGDEKWGDWRPHLAMVLSNLTNNVDLESRTIATMGDTLASKGLLDAAHFCYLMAQVGFGVYTRKTTKLVLIGSNHSLPFLKFATNEAIQRTEAYEYAQSLGSQPGCLPNFQVFKFIYACRLAEMGLAAQAFHYCEVISRTVLKDPHYYSPVLIGQLIQMSSQLRLFDPQIKEKPEQESFIEPSWLVTLRHVDGQIKEGAIAYNTDRSTPPPYECSTPSSELDRASQCDGAGGHDVGPGAENPLLASLLPNMAQQMQSVQLMPSVPQAVLDGSAAMIPPGDQGSVPFYPVAPQPLGPGPGFAPPGFSNPYGTEPSPLYLGTTLPPGGPPQEIEPQPEEQTNLETGMQRIAPESPSQNSFPEQREDDFYGRMANMGYGRRSRTTSESSAHSVGRERSNSAAKQPSPPPSAPAGKESKKETKKEAAPRKTGGTWFRWLMGKGKNEAHLPDDKNKSIVWDEQKQRWVNLDEPEEESKPPPPPPTGFPKAAQAAPPGPGGPPGASVNVFSRRAAGSRARYVDVLNPGGTKTSGAVPAPSDLFAPLAPMPIPANMFVPNSVPGESQPVEGSGAAEHTPAANQTNTDPAAAVEPEYLNPAALPPGSGLHVPNPDGSQSGELSRSSSMSSLSREVSQHFNQPATVPPSGAPSAGAVPFYNPSQFAQSPAATGSSRLGRIGQRKYPTLK; encoded by the exons ATGCAGCAGCCCCCGCAGCCCGTCCCTGCAGGGaccgctcctcctcctcctcccaccgGCGTGGCCCGCAACCTGTACTGGAGGAACAGCCCCCTCGGCAAGCGGGCCAACGCTGCAGCTGCACCGGTGCAGCCCGTGACAGACCCGTTTGCCTTCGGCAGGCAAACCCCGCAGGGCTCCCCTTTGGAGAATGCACCCAAGGGCAGCGCGCCGCTCTTCCCGCAGCCAGCCCGCGCCGGGGACAGCCCTCATGGACAGCACACCTCTCTGTCAGCTCCCGCCTCGCAGGCAGGGATTGGCACCAGTAGCTTTTCCAGTGCTCCAGTTCCTCCTCCGTCCCTGGGGTATGTTGTAAATAGTGCTGCAGAAGGGCATCCCAGCGCCGATCTCGGACTCCGTGCGGCCGCAGTGCCGTTGCATTATaacccaggagcagcagtggaaaATTCTTTCGGTGTGCATCCTGGAATGGTGTCTGCAGCGAACAAACCTGGAGCTAGACAGGATGTTGGCAGAGATCCAAAtgatgcagctgcagcacccaaCACAGCAGCACTCTTcccaccacctccccagcagCCTGGGCCCCAGTGGAGGCCTGTCCCAGGGAATCTGCAGTCTCCAGTTCGGAATTTTGTGCCCTATCCTGAGCCGTCTCCTCAGACTGACGTTCATAACATTTCTCAGCCTTCCGTCAGCACTTCTCACCCTCCTCCTCACGCAAATGTCCCGCAGGGTCCTGGACACCAAGGTATTCCACAAAACATCGCGCAAGCGCCTTTATCCGCTGGTTGTGAGAAGAATGGCAAAAATGGCCCTGCAAACAGCAGTCATCACATGAACAGCATCCAGCCTGGAAATGTGTTTAGGCAGAACGCAGAAATGACTAACCCTTGGTCAAACCAACCTTACCAGGAACAGTTTTACCCACAGCCACCTTTGCAAGGCTCTGGTTTTGTCCTccccacagctcaggaaaacaaccccaaaaaccagTCTCCAGCTATGTCTGAAATGTCAAACAGATCTATTCCTGCAGATCGAGATCCAGGAACTCTCTCCATGTTTTTCAAAGGGGATGAggcagaaaatgaagaaatactttcatctgaaaaaaaatacgTAATGGATAAAATGGAGTTTGATGCCCGTCAGCAAAATTCAGCCTCCTTGTATCACCAGCCTGTGCATCCTCAGCAGGTTGCAACCAATATTCTCTCTCAGGCACAGCTGGGTACAGTTGGTGAGATGGCACAGAAAGGAATGGATGTCCAGTACTTCCCTAAACTTGTCAGTCATCAGGAGGCACAGGCTGCTAAGCACTCTCTGTTTGCTGGGGATGGCAAGGCACAGATAGGTGACACAGCTGCTGGGTCCCAGTATGAAAACGTGGAGAACCTGGAGTGCATTCAGAATCAGGAAGTGCTGCCAAGTGAACCACAGAACATTAACGCTTCATCCCCTGCTGCTGGTCCCGATGCGTACAGGTACGGGTCCTTCCCGGGTCAGGTGCTTCCCAAGAACGCTGCTGTGAGCCATGCTGAAGGAGGACCAAACTTGGAGGCACCTGATTCCTTACCTCCCCCTGTCTGGCCAGACAGCGTCTCCTCCAACTACAGCAGCGTCAGCCACAGGAGCGCCTCCAGCTCAGCACGGCCCCCGGAGCAGGTCGGTACATTTATCCAGCAGGAAATTGGGAAGCCTGATGAGGAATCCTCTGCCAGCTTCTTCAAACAGATTGACTCCTCTCCTCTGGGAGGTGATGCAGGTGAGCTAAACCTGAGCAAGAGCTACCATGGCAATCTGTCCCAGCCTCCCACTCCAAGTCCTCCTAAGCCTACAGGAGTGTTTCAGACAAGTGCAAATAGTTCCTTTGAACCTGTGAGGTCCCATGGAGTTGGTATAAAACCTGCAGAGATTGACCAAGCAAAGATGGTGGTTGAATTAAGAGAGAACCACTCAAACCAAAAGAATATCAAGAAGAATACAGCAGTACCTGCTGCATCCCCTGGAAATCTTGAACAGCCACCAGATAATCTGGAAACCATTTACATGCCTCAGGTACACCCCGGGCCTCTTGCAGGCGTTGGGGAGGCTGGAAACACGCTGCACTCTGGACCTGTTGTGGAAAATGTACAATCAGTATCTGAGAGACGGTCCTCAACCAGAGCTCAGGGAGCAGTTAAGAAGTGTGATAGCCCAGCAACAACTTTATGGGCTCACAATGAGTTaccaaattttgggggaaatgttCTCctagctcctgctgctcctgcagtgtACGTACCTGCCAAACAGACTGTGGAAGTCATTCAGCCACCAGAGGAAGGCCTGTCTAATCAGCAGCCATGTAAACCAGGGACTATTGCTGTGCAGCACTCCCAGGATGGAAATACAGCTTTTGAAAATCTTGAGAATCCTCCCAaaatgggagaagaagaagcacTTCAGTCTCAG GTGACAAAAGATGTGCAGCACCAGGCTGCAGCAGACCGAGCTGCACAGGGAGCGCTGCCACCCCAACCACAAATGCAAGCAGCTCAAATGCAGCCACCGACATCTGGGCAGTCCTCAGTTCCTCCAGACTCCCAGATTTCCACAGGGGCTAAAGCCATGCAGCAGGGGGAGAACCAGGTGCTGGGTAGCCATGCCCAGCCAGGGGGGCCCCAAGAGGCTGGTTCAGCCCAGCCAAGGTACGAGCAGATGAGTCCCGGGAAGCAGCCGGTGTCAGAACAGCCTCCAGGTGCTCCAGctgccacagcccctcctgccaccaCTGCTCAGGCAGTGCCACCCAACGGGCAGCAAGACCTGCAGCGTCCACCCCCTGCTCAGACCCCTCAGGAAGCCTTTGGTCCACCCCAGAACCCTTACTACTACTACAGACATCCTTACGATGCTTACCAGGCCCCATATCCGCCACCTTATCCTCCTGCAGACCCCAGGACAGCAGCTCACCTTTATTACATG GAGGACAGCTATGGGCAGTACGACCCCCGGTACCGACACTACGACAGCAGCACTGCCTACATGGAGCCCGGGAGTTACCGCTACCCCGAGCCTGACCGGCCCAGCTCCAGGGCCAGCCACTGCTCTGACAGACCTTCCTCCAG GCAAGGGTATACAGAAGATTATTATGGAAAAGGTGGATGGAGTGATTATTATTCAGGCTACTACCCAAACTCCTATGATTATGGAG atCCAAGTCGCTGGGAGCGATACCCGTATGACCCCAGGTACAGAGACCCGAGAAGTTATGACCAGAGGTACTGGTATGATGCTGAACACAACCCTTACCAGAAGAGAGAAGCATATCCATATGGCAGCAG GAACGAGCGATACGAGGATAACTGGAGGTACGATCCCCGTTTCACCGGGAGCTTTGACGACGACTCGGAGCCGCAGCGGGATCCCTACGGGGACGAGTTTGAGCGGCGCAGTGTCCACAGCGAGCACTCGGGCCACAGCCTGCGCAGCTCCCGCAGCGTCCACAGCCACCACAGCAGCTTCAGCTCTCGCTCCCAGCAg AGCCAGCTCTACAGGAGCAATCACGATCTAACGGGCAGTGCCTATGAAACTCCTGCACAGGCAGTGCCCCTGCACCCAGATTATCCCTACGGAGGCTATGATCCCAGCTTTGATGGACAGCAGCCTTTCACAGACTATGGCTACCCTGCTGAGACAGGCTGGTCAGCTGTGGAACAAG CACCTTTAAGACCCTCAACACCTGAGAAATTTTCAGTGCCTCATATCTGTGCCAGGTTTGGGCCTGGGGGCTTCTTAATAAAAGCGCTGCCAAACCTGCCTTCTGAGGGTCAGCCAGCTCTGGTTGAAATCCACAGCATGGAG ACTATGTTACAACATTCTCCAGAGCAAGAAGAGATGAGAGCCTTCCCTGGTCCTCTTGCTAA ggatgaGACCCATAAAGTGGATGTTATTAATTTTGCACAAAGTAAAGCTGCTCAGTGCTTTaagaatgaaaatttaattGACAAAGAATCTGCAAGTCTTCTTTGGGACTTTATTGTACTGTTGTGCAGGCAGAATGGG ACTGTTGTGGGAACAGACCTGGCTGAACTTCTGCTCCGAGATCACAAAACAGTGTGGCTTCCTGGGAAGTCCCCTAATGAGGCAAATTTGATTGATTTCACTAATGAGGCATTGGAACAAGTGGAAGAGGAATCTGGTGAAGCCCAGCTCTCGTTTCTCACTGATAATCTTGTAACCACAGTTGACAGTTTTGAGAAGGAGACTGAGAGATTCAGGGAGTTGCTGCTTTATGGCCGTAAGAAA GATGCTTTGGAGTCTGCCATGAAGCATGGTTTGTGGGGTCATGCTCTGCTCCTTGCCAGCAAAATGGACAGCAGAACACATGCTAGAGTGATGACCAG ATTTGCCAACAGTCTCCCAATTAATGACCCTCTGCAGACTGTTTACCAGCTCATGTCTGGAAGGATGCCAGCTGCATCCACG TGCTGTGGAGATGAGAAATGGGGAGACTGGAGGCCTCATCTGGCAATGGTGTTATCCAACTTGACTAATAATGTGGACTTGGAATCCAGGACCATTGCAACCATGGGAGACACTCTTG CTTCTAAAGGCCTGCTGGATGCTGCTCATTTTTGTTACCTTATGGCCCAAGTTGGGTTTGGAGTTTACACAAGGAAGACAACAAAGCTTGTCCTAATTGGATCAAATCACAG CTTGCCATTTTTAAAGTTTGCCACCAATGAAGCCATTCAAAGAACAGAAGCCTATGAGTACGCACAGTCACTAGGAAGTCAGCCTGGCTGCTTGCCCAATTTCCAG GTTTTCAAGTTCATCTATGCCTGTCGGCTGGCTGAGATGGGCCTTGCTGCCCAGGCTTTCCACTACTGCGAAGTGATTTCCAGAACTGTCCTCAAAGATCCACACTACTATTCCCCTGTGCTGATTGGCCAGCTAATCCAG ATGTCATCCCAGCTGCGCCTGTTTGACCCtcagataaaagaaaaaccagAGCAGGAATCTTTTATTGAACCCTCCTGGTTGGTGACACTTCGACATGTGGATGGACAGATCAAG gagggTGCAATAGCCTATAACACAGACAGATCCACTCCCCCTCCCTACGAAtgcagcactcccagctctgAACTGGACCGTGCCAGTCAGTGTGATGGGGCAGGTGGCCATGACGTGGGGCCAGGTGCTGAAAATCCCTTGCTGGCATCCTTGTTACCCAATATGGCTCAGCAGATGCAGAGCGTGCAGCTGATGCCTTCAG TACCTCAGGCTGTCCTTGATGGCTCAGCTGCCATGATTCCTCCTGGTGACCAGGGAAGTGTCCCCTTCTACCCAGTGGCTCCTCAGCCTCTTGGCCCAGGACCTGGCTTTGCACCTCCAGGATTTTCAAATCCCTATGGAACTGAACCATCCCCACTGTATTTAGGGACAACACTACCCCCAGGAGGGCCACCACAAGAAATAGAACCACAGCCAGAAGAGCAGACAAACCTGGAAACAG gaatgcaGAGAATTGCCCCAGAGTCTCCTTCACAAAACTCCTTCCCTGAACAGAGAGAGGATGATTTCTATGGCAGAATGGCTAACATG GGCTATGGGCGAAGGTCCCGAACAACCTCAGAGTCCTCTGCTCATTCTGTGGGACGAGAGAGATCCAACTCTGCAGCAAAACaaccctctcctcctccctctgctcctgcagggaaagagagtaaaaaagaaacaaaaaaggaggCAGCACCCAGAAAG aCTGGTGGAACCTGGTTTCGCTGGCTGATGGGAAAAGGCAAGAATGAGGCTCACCTGCCAGATGACAAGAATAAATCA ATTGTTTGGGATGAGCAGAAACAACGTTGGGTAAATCTGGATGAACCAGAAGAAGAG AGTAAACCTCCTCCACCACCTCCAACAGGATTTCCTAAAGCTGCTCAGGCTGCTCCCCCTGGGCCTGGAGGCCCCCCTGGTGCCTCTGTCAACGTgttctccaggagagcag ctgggagcagagcccgttATGTGGATGTCCTGAATCCAGGAGGAACCAAGACAAGTGGTGCTGTTCCTGCACCATCAGACCTGTTTGCCCCTCTGGCACCAATGCCCATTCCTGCCAACATGTTTGTTCCAAACTCAG TTCCAGGGGAATCCCAGCCTGTGGAGGGGAgtggagcagcagagcacacaCCAGctgcaaaccaaaccaacacagaccctgctgcagctgtggagcCAGAG TACTTAAACCCTGCAGCCCTTCCTCCTGGATCTGGACTTCATGTTCCCAACCCTGATGGCTCCCAGTCAGGCGAG CTTTCGCGCTCTAGTTCAATGAGTTCATTATCACGTGAAGTAAGCCAGCATTTTAATCAG ccTGCCACTGTTCCACCCTCGGGGGCACCTTCAGCAGGGGCGGTACCGTTCTACAACCCCTCTCAATTTGCACAA TCTCCTGCAGCCACTGGAAGTTCAAGACTGGGAAGAATTGGACAGAGGAAGTATCCAACACTGAAGTAG